A window of the Cystobacter fuscus genome harbors these coding sequences:
- a CDS encoding type III secretion protein, whose amino-acid sequence MTLRPYALAALLVLALGTGCTIDLQHELTEQDANEIYVLLSKNGIAATKLKEEGGNELRFRIQVPKADAAQAAELLRAYSLPRPMEAGLNHFAKGGMVPTATEERAMMLKSLGGEVSNALNQIDGVLEARVIVMIPENNDLTQPENKPLPSASVFIKYRPGPKNEPPIKREDIQQFVSTSVPELKPTAVTVLLTPAIPPDAEVGPESRLQDVMGMRMTASSLSQFRMMAAVAVLLILASIGLAAWPLIRGSGGAAAARARAKRD is encoded by the coding sequence ATGACGCTCCGACCGTACGCGCTCGCGGCCCTCCTCGTTCTCGCGCTGGGGACTGGCTGCACCATCGATCTGCAACACGAACTGACCGAACAGGATGCCAACGAGATCTACGTCCTGCTCAGCAAGAACGGCATCGCCGCCACCAAGCTGAAGGAAGAAGGCGGCAACGAGCTGCGCTTCCGGATCCAGGTGCCCAAGGCGGACGCGGCCCAGGCGGCCGAGCTGTTGCGCGCGTACTCGCTGCCTCGCCCGATGGAGGCGGGGCTCAACCACTTCGCCAAGGGCGGCATGGTGCCCACCGCCACCGAGGAGCGCGCCATGATGCTCAAGTCGCTCGGCGGCGAGGTCTCCAACGCCCTCAATCAGATCGACGGCGTGCTGGAGGCCCGGGTCATCGTGATGATTCCGGAGAACAACGATCTCACCCAGCCGGAGAACAAGCCGCTGCCCTCGGCGTCGGTGTTCATCAAGTACCGGCCGGGGCCCAAGAACGAGCCGCCCATCAAGCGCGAGGACATCCAGCAGTTCGTCTCCACGTCGGTGCCGGAGCTCAAGCCCACGGCGGTGACGGTGCTGCTCACGCCGGCCATTCCTCCCGACGCGGAGGTGGGCCCGGAGAGCCGGCTGCAGGACGTGATGGGCATGCGCATGACGGCCTCCAGCTTGAGCCAGTTCCGGATGATGGCGGCGGTGGCCGTGCTGCTCATCCTGGCCTCCATCGGTCTGGCGGCCTGGCCGCTCATCCGCGGAAGCGGGGGCGCCGCGGCGGCACGGGCCCGCGCGAAGCGGGATTGA
- a CDS encoding tetratricopeptide repeat protein: MAETSEISGSLIPLARREAMILLEAGYLWLDMGQFDKAREVFAGAVVLMPRSEVPQLAMGSLEFAQGRHDKALQAYRAAQRLAPQSALPRAHVGEALLFMGKVPEAVKELKAAMELEPEGDGARLAQSLLDAKEAGALPPPSARR, encoded by the coding sequence ATGGCGGAGACTTCGGAGATCTCGGGCAGCCTCATTCCGCTCGCCAGGCGCGAGGCGATGATCCTCCTCGAGGCGGGCTATCTCTGGCTCGACATGGGCCAGTTCGACAAGGCGCGTGAGGTCTTCGCCGGCGCGGTGGTGTTGATGCCCCGCAGCGAGGTGCCCCAGCTGGCCATGGGCTCGCTGGAGTTCGCCCAGGGACGGCATGACAAGGCCCTCCAGGCCTATCGTGCCGCCCAGCGGCTCGCCCCCCAGTCGGCGCTTCCCCGCGCCCACGTGGGCGAGGCCCTGTTGTTCATGGGCAAGGTGCCGGAGGCCGTGAAGGAGTTGAAGGCCGCCATGGAGTTGGAACCCGAGGGAGACGGGGCCCGTCTGGCCCAGAGCCTCCTCGATGCCAAGGAAGCGGGGGCCCTGCCGCCGCCCTCGGCCAGGCGCTAG
- a CDS encoding sigma-70 family RNA polymerase sigma factor: protein MGLGEDKKVLLEKYGPYVRSLASTVRKQFSAQLELDELLAYGQIGLLEAADRFDPKMGANFLTFAHYRIKGAIYDGLRKMGVLKGGDARGAYMGERATAYLGNLSDREQGGGNRGGSIDDDVMEISNAVAGLAMVFATSLEGSDALGFTDESLPVDQRLELEQQRVRVRAAIEKLPEKERRLLQGYYFQGKTLEEAGAEIGQSKSWASRLHARAIERLKELLNEEEPSSPEDSRRQSHGGSNGRRVGGADRPAEVPRPGRATGQ from the coding sequence TTGGGTCTCGGTGAAGACAAGAAGGTCCTGCTGGAGAAGTACGGCCCCTACGTCCGGTCGTTGGCTTCGACCGTGCGCAAGCAGTTCTCCGCCCAGCTCGAACTGGATGAGCTCCTCGCTTATGGGCAGATCGGTCTGCTCGAGGCGGCGGACCGCTTTGACCCCAAGATGGGGGCCAACTTCCTTACATTCGCCCACTACCGCATCAAGGGGGCCATCTACGATGGCCTCCGGAAGATGGGAGTGCTCAAGGGTGGTGACGCGCGCGGCGCCTACATGGGCGAGCGCGCCACGGCCTATTTGGGAAATCTTTCGGATCGCGAGCAGGGAGGAGGCAACCGCGGGGGGTCCATTGACGATGATGTCATGGAGATTTCCAACGCGGTGGCGGGGCTGGCGATGGTGTTCGCCACCAGCCTCGAGGGCTCCGATGCCCTGGGCTTCACGGACGAGTCCCTGCCGGTGGACCAGCGGCTGGAGCTGGAGCAGCAGCGGGTGAGGGTGAGGGCGGCCATCGAGAAGTTGCCGGAGAAGGAGCGCCGGCTGCTTCAGGGCTACTACTTCCAGGGCAAGACGCTGGAAGAGGCGGGCGCGGAGATCGGGCAGTCGAAGAGCTGGGCGTCGCGGCTGCATGCGCGGGCCATCGAGCGGCTCAAGGAACTTTTGAACGAGGAGGAACCTTCCTCCCCCGAGGATTCAAGGAGGCAGTCACATGGCGGGTCCAATGGCCGGCGTGTCGGCGGCGCAGATCGCCCAGCAGAAGTCCCAAGACCAGGGCGCGCAACAGGTCAATAA
- a CDS encoding ATP-dependent helicase HrpB — protein MAGPMAGVSAAQIAQQKSQDQGAQQVNKQGASKFDAALANKTQGAEQVQGVQAAQSTQRADQVRQAEAIDKTNKAAFNKANPAGQEPATAKGAQAVDAKPEASKAGAMISHVVGELERGQVNMEKLIQAGASGKTFSNAELLSLQAGMYKYTQELDLTSKVVEKATSGLKDTLKTQV, from the coding sequence ATGGCGGGTCCAATGGCCGGCGTGTCGGCGGCGCAGATCGCCCAGCAGAAGTCCCAAGACCAGGGCGCGCAACAGGTCAATAAGCAGGGCGCCTCGAAGTTCGACGCGGCCCTGGCCAACAAGACGCAAGGCGCCGAGCAGGTGCAGGGCGTGCAGGCCGCCCAGTCCACCCAGCGCGCCGACCAGGTGCGTCAGGCGGAGGCCATCGACAAGACGAACAAGGCGGCCTTCAACAAGGCCAACCCCGCTGGCCAGGAGCCCGCCACCGCCAAGGGCGCCCAGGCCGTGGACGCCAAGCCCGAGGCGAGCAAGGCCGGCGCGATGATCTCCCACGTGGTGGGCGAGCTGGAGCGCGGCCAGGTCAACATGGAGAAGCTCATCCAGGCGGGTGCGTCCGGGAAGACCTTCTCCAACGCGGAGCTGCTGTCGCTCCAGGCCGGCATGTACAAGTACACGCAGGAGCTGGATCTGACGAGCAAGGTGGTCGAGAAGGCCACGAGCGGTCTGAAGGACACGCTCAAGACCCAGGTCTAG